CAATCCCATAATCAGTCTCATAGAGTTCACGAGATTGTCTTGCCATCGATGTTGACAAATGGAATGTGAGCAATGTTAGGCCAGTCTTTTCCTTCATCCCTTCCAGACTGTTTCATCAGCAAAGGGCAACGCCAAATTAGCAGAACAGAAAGGGAAGTGGGCAGTCCCTCATATGGAATGCACTGTAGCTTAGGGCAGTCCCTAATCTCCAACTCTTCAAGAGAGGTAAGGCGTTGAAGCCCCTTCACGTCCAGCATTTTAAGATTTAGAACACGGGATATTTTGAGAGTGCTAAGAGTGGCAGGCAGTAGCCACTCCTCTGGGAATGACTCTTCACGTGCATCAGCAATCTTGAAAACTCTAAGATAAGGGAGCCCTTGTAAATTCCATTCCATCCTGTTGGCAGTGAGTCTGCTACAATCACGAATTGCCAGCAAATTTAGGTTGGGGGGCAACCCCCCTTCTGGAAATGATTCAAGTCTCGGACATCCACTTAAAGTCAAGCTTTTTAGGGATGTGAGAGTGTACATCCGTTCTGGCAATTCCTTCAGATTATCACAGTGCGAGACCAAAAGAAATGTCAGGTTGGGGGCAGGCAGGCCCCGACTTGGGAAAGACACAAGATTAGAACAAGCCACAATTTGGAGGTGATTGAGAGAGGTGAAATTTCTGTGGCAAAATGCTAGTGGAATTGAAATGCGTTCAAGATTTGCACAATGAAAAACAACAAGAGTTTGAAGCATTGGAAAGCAGAACAGTGGGAGGGATTCAAGAGAATTACAGCCATTCCATAAGGATAAATGCTCAACAGATGAGCAGGAGTGCATTGTGTCTCCATGTGACCAAAGCTCTAACTCCCCACATTTATAAATATCAAGCGTCTTCAACGAGGTGGGCAAACCAACTTGAGAGAACAGCAATCCTTCAGGTAGGGAACATAGGCTGTCACATTTCTCAATGATAAGATGCTGAAGAGACCTGCTATTTTGCAGCCCCTTCGGCAATTCCTTCATCTGGGACATGCTTGAAAACAGCAATCTTTCAAGATAAGGGATGAATTGCAATACAACTGAGTCATCATCACTTTTCACTACCAAGTTTTCACAGTCACTTAATTCCAATTCTCGGATAGCTGAAGCTGTACTTGGTAGTGTAGACATAAGTTGTGGACACTTAACAAATGATAATTTTACCAGAGAAGGAAGGTGATTTGGTAAGTGCCCAGTCAGTTTAGGACACTCTAAGATACAAAGCTCCTTTAGATGAGGAAACTGTTCGCCATAACTGCCACAACAAAGCCATTCCTCCcactttaacattttttcaaaCCTTAGAGTCTCCAAAGATGCAAATGGCATAATTGATGAAGAATCATTCCCATAGAACTCAGGACCAACTTTTTTCACCCCATCAATCCCAACAAGAAATAGCCTTTTCAGAGAGGGAAGCTGACCAAGTGGTGGCAAGGACCAACAATATCTGCAGTTGCTAAGGCGTAAGAAAACCATGTTTGAGAATGTGGATTCCCCTAACCAATCGGGAAATCTTGTACCACCATAGTATTCAATGACGAGTTTTTTCAAATTTGTATGAGGCACTAGTTTCTCAAGTACACTCCTTGCATTTTGTGAATCATCTCTATCTCCATCCCACTTCAACACTAATTCCTGAAGGTTCTTTTTGTTCTTTAGATTGGCCTCAAATGCATCCATGGCATTGGCTACATTTTGAAGATTTAAAATGGCAAGGGAACCCTGAAGATCCTGAAGCTCTTTCAACTCTTTAATACTTGATCCACTGTGTTCGCCCACTACGAAGGCAGTCAATGTTTGGAGATTTCTCAACTTACTCATTTGTACTGGCATCTCTTTTATGTCAGTTTCAGTAATATTCAGATGACGCAAATTAATTAGTTTTCTCAAATCTGAAGGTAAACACACAAGAAAACAGCAATTTGACAAAATCAATGTTTGTAAATTGAACATATTGCTCATTGAATCTGGTAATATTCTGATTGCAGTGTGAGATAAGTCGAAGTAACGCAACTGTTTAAGG
This region of Malania oleifera isolate guangnan ecotype guangnan chromosome 10, ASM2987363v1, whole genome shotgun sequence genomic DNA includes:
- the LOC131166303 gene encoding LOW QUALITY PROTEIN: putative disease resistance protein At3g14460 (The sequence of the model RefSeq protein was modified relative to this genomic sequence to represent the inferred CDS: deleted 1 base in 1 codon), translating into MKFLLVLDDVWNENYNDWDVLQRPFKDGAHGSRIVATMRSRNAASVMRPVSSHHLGKLSDDDCWLLFTKHAFGNSNPSAYTNLEARSIGRQIVRKCDGLPLAAKALGGLLCSTIEFEEWNKILKSEIWDLPNDSILLPALRLSYHYLSTHLKRCFAYFSIFPKDYKFKKEELVLLWMAEGFVQPPKSGKTMDVVGDEYFYDLLSRSFFQQSCGGKSCFVMHDLINDLAQSISRKFCFRLEGGNQHRVSEKAHHFSYYRGKYDSAKKFGAFNDVKCLRTFLQLEQPFHSNRHYLTNMVTHDLLPMLRCLRVLSLSNYQITMLPNALDNLKQLRYFDLSHTAIRILPDSMSNMFNLQTLILSNCCFLVCLPSDLRKLINLRHLNITETDIKEMPVQMSKLRNLQTLTAFVVGEHSGSSIKELKELQDLQGSLAILNLQNVANAMDAFEANLKNKKNLQELVLKWDGDRDDSQNARSVLEKLVPHTNLKKLVIEYYGGTRFPDWLGESTFSNMVFLRLSNCRYCWSLPPLGQLPSLKRLFLVGIDGVKKVGPEFYGNDSSSIMPFASLETLRFEKMLKWEEWLCCGSYGEQFPHLKELCILECPKLTGHLPNHLPSLVKLSFVKCPQLMSTLPSTASAIRELELSDCENLVVKSDDDSVVLQFIPYLERLLFSSMSQMKELPKGLQNSRSLQHLIIEKCDSLCSLPEGLLFSQVGLPTSLKTLDIYKCGELELWSHGDTMHSCSSVEHLSLWNGCNSLESLPLFCFPMLQTLVVFHCANLERISIPLAFCHRNFTSLNHLQIVACSNLVSFPSRGLPAPNLTFLLVSHCDNLKELPERMYTLTSLKSLTLSGCPRLESFPEGGLPPNLNLLAIRDCSRLTANRMEWNLQGLPYLRVFKIADAREESFPEEWLLPATLSTLKISRVLNLKMLDVKGLQRLTSLEELEIRDCPKLQCIPYEGLPTSLSVLLIWRCPLLMKQSGRDEGKDWPNIAHIPFVNIDGKTIS